GGATGCCCTGGACGCCCTGCTTCGCGACCTCGACCTGGGTCCGGGTGGTTCGGTGTCGGTGGTCCACGAGAGCGGCCGCCTGATCGCCCGCCACCGGGACTCCGCGCGCTATCGCGAACTGGACCTGTCCGCCGCGCAGATGCTCACGCAGTTCCGGGACGAGGCGCGCGGCGCCCTGCTGCAACCGGCGCTGCTCGACGGCGAAGTGCGGATGATGGCTTTCGAGCGTTCGGAGCGCTACGACATCCTGGTTGCGGTCGGCCGGACCGAGTCCGAGATCCTGTTCGTCTGGCGGCAGACTGTCATTGCGACGGCGTTCGGCCTTGCCGCGATCACGCTGCTCACCCTGCTCGCGATCGGCCAGGCACTGCGTGCCTGGCGCACCGGCAATGCGGCGGTCACCCAGCTCCGGATCAAGGAGGAGCGCCTGGCCGAAGTGCAACGCATCGGCGAACTGGGGCTGTGGGAGTACGAATCGCACAGCGACCGGCTCATGTGGTCGGACGAGGTGTCCCGCCTGCTCGACCTGCCACCGCGCAGCCGGGGCGGCTACGCGACCCTGCGCGAACGCATCCATCCCGACGACCGCGACGCGCTGGACGCGCGCGTGCGGGAGGCCGGCGCCATGCGCCTGCCCATCGACCAGCAGGTGCGCACCCTTCAGCCGGACGGGCGCATCCGCTACCTGCGCTTGCGGGCGCAGCCGCGCATCAACGTGCTGGGCGTGCCGGTGGTCACCGGCACCCTGCTCGACATCACCGAGGCGACCCTGGCACAGGAACGCATCGCCCTCGCCGAGGCGCAGTACCGCTACCTGTTCGAGCTAAGCCCGGTGCCGCTGTGGGTGTTCGACCAGGACAGCCTGCGCTTCCTCGCGGTCAACGAGGCAACCGTCCACCTGTACGGTTGGAGCCTGGCCGACTTCTCGGCGATGTCGTTGCAGGACCTGTTGCCGCACGACGAGCTCGAGCGGTTCCGTTCGGCACTGCGCCGGGAGCAGCCCGACGATGGCCAGGTCTGGCGGCACCGCACCAGCGACGGCCGGCTGCTGTATGCCCGCGTGTTCGCCACCACGGTCAATTTCGAGGGCCGGCCGGCCCGACTCGTCGCCAGCCTGGACCTGACCGACAAGGTCCGCGCCGAGCAGGAGCTCGCGGACAGCGAGGCGCGCTTCCGGCTGGTCGCGCGGGTCAGCAACGACGCGATCTACGACTACGACGCCGGCCTCGACCACCTGTGGTGGAGCGACAGCTACTACAGCCACTTCGGCACCGATCCGGACATGCCGGACAGCAATATCGAGAGCTGGCGCAGTCGGCTCCATCCGGATGACCGGGAACGGGTGGCCGCCAGCTTCGACGCCGCCCTGGGCGGGGAGGGCGACAGCTGGGAGGAGAACTACCGCTATCTGCGCATGGACGGCGGCTGGGCGCACGTCAGCGACCGCGGCTTCATCCTTCGCGACGACACCGGGAAGGCCCTGCGAATGGTCGGCGGCATGCTCGACCGGTCGCCGGAGCTGGAGGCGCAACGCGCGCTGGTCGAGCGCGAGAACAGTTACCGCAGCCTGGTCGAGCGTCTGCCCCTGCCCCTGCTGGTGCTGCGCGAGGGCGTCGTGGTGTTCTGCAACCCCTCGGCGGCGAAGGTGCTGCGCGGCGACGACGGCCGCGAGCTCGCCGGCTGCGGCGTCGACCGCCTGTTCGAGCCGGCGATCGCCAACGCCCTGCGCGACCCCCGCTGGAGCACCAACGGAAGGCAGGTCCGGGTGCGCCGGACCGACGGCGGCGAATTCCTGGCCGAGATGGCCGTGTCGGCCTATCGGGACGGCAACGGCGAGGGCCTGCAGCTGGTGCTGCGCGACCTCACCGAGCAGCTTCGGTTCGAGCAGATCCTCACCCACCAGGCCCAGCACGACGACCTCACAGGCCTGCCCAACCGGCGCGCGGTCAAGGAGCGCCTGCGCGGCTGGCTGGCGCTGGCGGGCGAGCGCGGCGGCGAGCTTGCCGTGGTGTTCGTCGACCTCGACCAGTTCAAGGTCATCAACGACGCCCTCGGTCATGCGGTCGGCGACAACGTCATCCGGACGATCGCCGAGCGCCTGGCCGACGCCGTCGGACCGGGCGTGACGCTCGGCCGCTTCGGCGGCGACGAGTTCATGCTGCTGGCGGATGCGGACGCGGTGGACCGGGTCGTCGCTTCCGTGCACCGCGCGGTCGCCGAGCCGGTCGAGGTGGCCGGCACCACGCAGTTCCTGAGCGCCAGCATCGGCATCGCCATCGGTCCGCGCGACGGCACCGATCCGGACACCCTGATCCGCAGCGCCGATGCCGCGATGTACGAGGCCAAGCGCCAGGGCCGCAACCGGGCGGTGATGTTCTCCGACGTGCTGCACCGGACCGCCAGCAACCGTCTGGAGCTGGTCTCGCGGCTGCGCGGTCCCGACCTGGAGAAGGAGCTTGATCTCCACTACCAGACGCAGCATGACGCGGTCACCGGCGCGGTCTCCGGCATCGAACTGCTGCTGCGCTGGCCGAACGGGCCGGTCAGCCTGCGCCAGCCGGCTCGCTTCATCCCGATCTGCGAGGAGACCGGATTGATGGTGCCGATCGGCCGCTGGGTCATCCGGCAGGCCTGCCTGCGGCAGGCGGACGCCGCCCGTCTTGCCGGGCGGCCCTGCCGGATCGCGGTCAACGTGTCGGCGCACCAGTTCATGCACGACGACCTGGTGCGCGAGGTCGGCCAGGCGCTCGAACGGACCGGCGCGGACGGCCGCCTGCTCGAACTGGAGATCACCGAGAGCGTGATCCTGGCCGACCCGGGCGGCGTGGTGCGCACCATCGAGGCGCTGCGCAAGCTGGGCGTCGAGGTGTCGATCGACGATTTCGGCAGCGGCTACTCCAACCTGGGGTACCTCAGCCGCCTGCCGGTCACCAAGCTGAAGATCGATCGCGGCTTCGTGCGCGACCTGTTCACCGAGCGCCAGAACGAGGCGATCTGCGAATCCATCATCTCCCTGGCGCACAGCCTGTCCTTGCGCGTGGTCGCCGAAGGCGTGGAGACCACGGCCCAGCGGGACTGGCTGGTCCGTCGCGGTTGCGACGAACTGCAGGGATTCCTCTACTCGCAGCCGCGGCCGTTCCCCGACCGCCTGCCCGGCCTGGCCGAGGCCTGAGCACCCGATTCCTGGAGACCTTCCACCCATGCCAGCGCATCGCCTTCCCGTCATCCTCGGCCTTGCCGCCCTGCTGACCGCCTGTTCCGGAGGCGATGGCGGCACCGCGCCAGGTCCCGGTGATCGGTCCGGCGAGGCTGCCGTCGGCGCCGGCCGGGCCGAACCCGGCGGCTTCAACGTCGCCGAGGTGCAGATGGCCCGCACGTTCGACAGCGGTGGTGGACCGGTCAGCGAACCGGCCACCCGCTTCGCACCCGACGACCTGATCGAGGCGGTGATCCTGACCGAGGGCAAGGGCGGCGGCACGATCGCGGCGCGCTGGCGCTTCGGCCACGACGGCCCGGTGTTCCACGAAGAGGCGCACCGCATCGAGGAGGCGGGCGTACATGCCTTCCGGATCGCCAAGGCCGACGGCTTTCCCCCAGGCGACTACCAGGTCGACATCCTGCTCGACGATGCGCTGTCGGTGAGCCGGCGCTTCCAGGTGGAGGACTGAGCGGGGCGTCTGTTTCCTGGTTTCTTTTCCATCGCCGCGGTTCTGGGGCAAGCGCCCTCGGCAGCCCATTGCGTTGGCGGCCAGTTCCCTTGGCCTGATTGGCGCCGTTGCCGATCCAGGCGCGCGCGCTGGCCGCGGCAGCCCTCTCCCCCGCCCCTCCCCCGCGCGGCGGGGGAGGGGAGAAGTGCGGCGGCGCGGCTCGGGTTTCTGGTTTCGGGTGCCTGGGAAGCGGGAAGCGCGCAGGGGGAACGGCCAGCCGCTGTACGGAAGTCGGGACTCGGGACTCGGGACTCGGACTCGGAGCGCTATCTGATCCCTCCGGCGCAACGTGGGAAGGGTGGCGGGTGATAGCGGCGTGCTTCGGGGGCGTTTGGTCTCGACGCCGGCGACGCTCGGCCGGGAATCCCGGCATCGGATCGGAACGGGAACGCGAATGGTTCCACGTTCCATCACGTCATCGCGGCGGCGAGGGTTGCCATACTCGGCGCCCATGCATGCGTGCAAGCGTGCGCCCGTTCCTGGTCGCCCGCGCAGGCGCGCCGGCTCGCCCGCTGTCCGCCAGCGGCCGCAGCCATGCCCAGCCACCGTCAACGCAGGAGAGTCCCATGTCGTGCAACCGCCGCCAGTTCATCAAGACCGCCGGCTCGGGCGCCCTCGCCCTTGCCGTGGTCGCCGTCGCCCGCCCCGTCCCGGCCGGCGCGCAGGATGCGCTTCCCCTGCTCGGCGAGGACGAACCGACCGCCAGGGCGCTGGGCTACGTCGATGACGTCGCCAAGGTGCCGGCGAGCGAACCGCTGCTGAAGCCGGACGCCATCTGCGCCAACTGCCTGCACTACAAGGGCGCCGAGACCGACCCCGTGGCGCCCTGCGCGCTGTTCCCGGGCAAGGCGGTGCCAGCCCGCGCCTGGTGCAAGGCCTGGGTGATCAAGCCCGCCTGAGCGGGCCGCTTGCCGCCGGGGCGGGCCCGTCCGGCAGCGCCGATCGGCGGTCTGGCAGTCGCACGGCCTTTTTCCCGTCTATCCTCGGGTTCCCCCGGTGCCTGCGGCACCGGGGCGCCTCTGCCACGCCCAAGGAGACCCGCCATGACCCTTCGACCGCTCGCCGCCATGCTCGCGCTGGCCCTGCCGGCCGCCACCGCGCTGGCCGATGCCCGTATCAGTTTCCAGGCCACCGAAGGCGGTGGCGCCGCCATCCAGGGCCTGCTGATCGGCCATGGCAAGGTGCGCAGCGACACCGACGGCAACGTCAGCGTGATCATGAATCCCGCCGATGGCAGCATGACCATGCTCGACCATGGCAAGCGTGAGTTCACCCGCCTCGGCCGTACCGAGATGGAGCAGATGAGCGGCGCGCTGAACGACGCCATGGCGCAGCTCGAGTCGGCCATGGCCAACATGCCGCCGGAGGTCCGTGCCCAGATGCAGGGCATGGTCGGCGGCGCCCTGCCGGGCGCAGGGGGCGAGGCCATGGTCAGGGTGGTCGACACCGGCCAGCGCGACCGGGTCGCCGGCCATTCGTGCACCATCTACCGCACTCAGGTGCAAGGACGCACCGTCAACGAGTCCTGCATGGGCGATGCATCGGTCCTGTCGGGCCTGTCTGCCGCCGACCGCGCGACCCTGGATGGCGTCATGGCCATGACCCGGGACATGGTCGAGTCCATGGCCAGCGGCCCGCTTGCGCAGTTCGCCGACATGACGCCGTTCAAGCAGGGGCAGATCCCCCTGCGGGTCACCGACCTGGACGGCGGTCGCCGGGCCACCTCGGAATTCGCGGGCATCGACAACGCCCGCCTGCCGGCCGACCTGTTCCAGGTGCCCTCAGGTTACCGCGAGCAGAAGATCGAAATGCCGCGCATGGGCCGGCGCTGAGCGGAATCGCCAGTCGGTCGGATCCTCCCCGGACCTGCCGGACCGCGTGCGTCCGGCAGGCCCCGCCTGGGACAGGCCGCGATCCAGCCCTCGATGAATCGCGGAAGGCCCTGCGCAAAGGGCCATCCGCCACCAGGATGAAACGCATGAAGACGCAGATTCTCGCGCTGGCGGCGTTCGCCGCCGGTACCGCCCTCGCGCTGCCCGCCAGCGCCCGCGCCGACGCCAACGTGGTGCTGGTGCTGGACGCCTCCGGATCCATGTGGGGGCAGATCGACGGCCGCACGAAGATCGAGATCGCCCGCGACGCGGTCGCCGGCCTGGTCGCCGACTGGCCGGCCGGCGATCGCCTCGGGCTGGTCGCCTACGGGCACCGGCGCAAGGGCGACTGCGCCGACATCGAGACCCTGATCGAGCCCGCGCCGCTCGATGCCGGCGCCTTCCTCGGGCGGGTCAACGCACTCAACCCCACCGGCATGACGCCGCTGTCCGCGGCGGTCGTGCACGCCGCCGACCTGTTGCGCAGTTCCGAGCAGAAGGCCACGGTCATCCTCGTTTCCGACGGCGAGGAGACCTGCAATCTCGACCCCTGCGAGGTCGGCCGCGAGCTCGGGCAGCGCGGCGTCGACTTCACCGCCCACGTGATCGGCTTCGACGTCGCCGACCCGGCGCACCAGGCGCAATTGCGCTGCCTGGCCGAGAACACCGGCGGCCGCTACTTCAACGCGACCGATGCAAGGGAACTGGCCGGCGCCCTGGGCAGCCTGGCCGCGGCCACCACGCAACCGGCCCTGCCGCCGGCCAGCGCCAGCCTGTCGGCGCCCGCGCAGGCGACCGTGGCGAGCTGGATCGAGGTGGCCTGGCAGGGGCCGGGCGACGAGGGCGACTACATCGCGCTGTACCAGGGCGATCGCGAGGCCAGCTATGCCTGGCTCGAGACGGGTATGCAGACGGTCCGCCTGCGCACCGCCACGACCACCGGCCCCTTCGAGCTGCGCTACGTCAGCCCGCGCCGTTCCAACCCGGTGCTGGCCCGGCAGCCGATCACCCTGGTCGAGGCGGTCGCCGCCATCGAGGCGCCGACGCAGGCCATGGCCGGCAGCATGGTGGACTTCCGCGCGCGCGGTCCGGGCAACGCCGGGCACTGGATCGGCTTCGCGCAAGCGGGAGCAGGCGCCGACGTCCACCTGGCCTACGCCTGGATCGAAGCCGACGAGGCCGCCTACCGGCTGCGCGCCCCGGCCGTGCCGGGCGACTACGAGCTGCGCGTGGTGCTGGCCGGCGACGCCACGCAGATCGCCGCACGCCAGCCGGTGCGGGTGACCGCGGCGCAGGCGCGCATCGCCGGCCCCGCCGAGGGCAGCGCCGGCGGGCAGGTCGAGGTCGAGGCCGAGGGGCCGGACGGTGTGGGTCACTGGCTCAGCGTCGCGCCGGCCGGCAGCGAGCCGGGAACGTACCGGGAATTCGCCTACTACGAGCCCGGTACCCGGTCCTACCGTCTGGCCCTGCCCGAACAGGCCGGCGAGTACGAGCTGCGCTTCGTGCTGGCCGGCGAGACCGGCGACCAGGTGATCGCCAGCCAGCCGATCCGGGTGCGCTGAGTCCATCGCGGCACCGTCGGATCGCCCTGCGCGGTCCGACGGCGTTCGTCGCTCAGTCCGCGTCCATGTCCGGCGCGGACCGCTGCGGCACCAGGTCGGCCAGGGTTACCTCGGCGTCCCGCTCGCCACCGTCGCGAAAGAAGCGCACGGCCAGCACGGTGCCGGGTCCGGTTTCGCGCAGCAAGCGCCGCCAGCCGTCCAGGCTGCGCGCCGCCACCGGCTCGCCGGCGATCGCCAGCAGCCGGTCGTCGACCGCCAGGCCGGCCCGCTGCATCGGGCCGTCCGGCGCCAGCGCGGCGATCCGCAGCGCGTCGCCGTCGCGCATCAGCCAGGCGCCGGCGCGGTCGTGGCGCTCGCGCAGGCCGTGCTCGCTGCCGGGCGACAGGTACATGCGCCGGTTCGGGTAGTCGAACTCGACCACGAAGCGGCGCAGCAGGCCGCTGCCGACGTTGGCCGAGATCGCCGCGTTGGCCAGGGCGCCGGTCTCGCGGGTGATCAGGTCGGCGGCCAGGTCGGGCACCGCGACCGTGCCCAGACGCACCTCGCCGACCCGTACCGGCCAGCCCTGCGAGGGCCCGCCGACACCCCAGCCGGTGACCGTCTCGAAGCGCGCGCCATAAGCTTCGATCAGTCCATGCTCGCGCACGAACGGCGCGTGGACGCTAAGCGCAGAACGCGAGCCGGTGTCGATCGACAGCGTCGCCGGCCGGCCGTCGATGCTGCCCTGGACGACGGGGATGCGCTCTTCCAGCGCGAACGGCACCGCCACCGCATCAGGCAGCGGCGCCTGCCGGGCGGAATCCACCAGCAGCAGGCGACGCGCGCCGTAGTCGATGCGCACGCCGACCCGGTGGAACACCTCGTAGCCGACCAGGCCGTCGAATTCCAGACCCTCCACGGCCGGCAGGTCGCCCAGGTCCATCACGTAGAACATCGGCGCATCCAGCACGAAACCGCCCAGGGCAAGTTTCCCGGCGCGCGCCAGGCCGACATCGACGGTCTGCTCGCCGACGCCGCGGCCGGCCAGTTGCCCCTGTACGCCCAGACCCAGGCGCCGGGCGGCCTGCGGCGTCAGCAGGTTGACGCCACCGGTGTCGAACAGCAGGCGCACTGGCCGGTCGTCGATCGCCGCCTCGACGTAGATGTGGTTGTTGAGAAGCTCGAAAGCCAGTTCGCTGCAGCCCTCGGCGCCTTCGAAGCGGAAGTCCCCCGGGCGCTGCCCGGGCATGTCCAGGTCGGTATCGGCCGGCGCCGGGGCCGCGCGCTCGACGATCAGTTCGGCGCGGCTGCGCGGATCGTCGCCGGTGCTGACCACGTGGAACGGCACCTGCAGGCCGGCGACCTCGCGCCAGTCCAGCCACTGCGTGCGTCGCGCGTCGCGGCCCTCGCCCTGGTCGATGCGGCCCGGGCGACCGTCGGCGTCGAACCACAGCACGACGGGCTGGCCCTCCTCGGGAACCGCCTCGACGCGGGTCCAGGCCTGGCCGTCCTCGGCCACCGTCGTCGCGCTGCCGTAGCGGGCGCCATCGGCAGTCAGCCAACCGCGCCGCGCCAGCCAGGCGTCGCTGCGGGCGCGGGCGCGCGCCTCGGCGCTGTCGACCGCGGTCACCTGCTCGCCGCTGCGCGACCAGCGCACTTCGCCGTCGAAGCCCTCACCCCCTTCGATCGGGCCCAGGACGTAGCCGGAACGCGAGCGCCCGTCGACCAGGTCCACCCAGCCCTGCCAGCGTCCCTCCAGGCCACCGGCCAGCAGACGGCCCTCGCTGGCCAGCACGCGCAGGTCCGGTGGCGGCGACATGCCTGGCGCCGCGCGGGCACGGTCGGGCCAGACCGGCACGGTGGCCGGGTCGCGTGCGGCGGCCGGCAGCGCCAGCAGGCCGAGCAACAGCAGGCCCATCCAGGGCGGGACAGGGCGGTTCGGGCGGGACATGGCGCACTCCGGCGAGGCTTCGGGGCTTGAAAAATACGTCCGCATTTCAATAATGGCAAGCCAACCGATGGCCTATGCGCGAGCCCGATCCATGTCCGGAACCCGCGATCCCCGCATCTCCTCACCGG
The sequence above is a segment of the Lysobacterales bacterium genome. Coding sequences within it:
- a CDS encoding EAL domain-containing protein, producing the protein MPERAEHAAIVAAPVRLPLRLWLGSLITLAALVLLAALLLGFLRRAELDDAQREVSSLASAVSATVGRYLDVHAVVLAELARLLPDLTQEHGAMTVHLARLRSQAPALLTVQLVGTGRRAITRPDVEDQAEELLPDWAQGSHAQALAAERTVLTAPTRDAAGRWVVRMLHPVDHHTIRWIVGTLDMDALDALLRDLDLGPGGSVSVVHESGRLIARHRDSARYRELDLSAAQMLTQFRDEARGALLQPALLDGEVRMMAFERSERYDILVAVGRTESEILFVWRQTVIATAFGLAAITLLTLLAIGQALRAWRTGNAAVTQLRIKEERLAEVQRIGELGLWEYESHSDRLMWSDEVSRLLDLPPRSRGGYATLRERIHPDDRDALDARVREAGAMRLPIDQQVRTLQPDGRIRYLRLRAQPRINVLGVPVVTGTLLDITEATLAQERIALAEAQYRYLFELSPVPLWVFDQDSLRFLAVNEATVHLYGWSLADFSAMSLQDLLPHDELERFRSALRREQPDDGQVWRHRTSDGRLLYARVFATTVNFEGRPARLVASLDLTDKVRAEQELADSEARFRLVARVSNDAIYDYDAGLDHLWWSDSYYSHFGTDPDMPDSNIESWRSRLHPDDRERVAASFDAALGGEGDSWEENYRYLRMDGGWAHVSDRGFILRDDTGKALRMVGGMLDRSPELEAQRALVERENSYRSLVERLPLPLLVLREGVVVFCNPSAAKVLRGDDGRELAGCGVDRLFEPAIANALRDPRWSTNGRQVRVRRTDGGEFLAEMAVSAYRDGNGEGLQLVLRDLTEQLRFEQILTHQAQHDDLTGLPNRRAVKERLRGWLALAGERGGELAVVFVDLDQFKVINDALGHAVGDNVIRTIAERLADAVGPGVTLGRFGGDEFMLLADADAVDRVVASVHRAVAEPVEVAGTTQFLSASIGIAIGPRDGTDPDTLIRSADAAMYEAKRQGRNRAVMFSDVLHRTASNRLELVSRLRGPDLEKELDLHYQTQHDAVTGAVSGIELLLRWPNGPVSLRQPARFIPICEETGLMVPIGRWVIRQACLRQADAARLAGRPCRIAVNVSAHQFMHDDLVREVGQALERTGADGRLLELEITESVILADPGGVVRTIEALRKLGVEVSIDDFGSGYSNLGYLSRLPVTKLKIDRGFVRDLFTERQNEAICESIISLAHSLSLRVVAEGVETTAQRDWLVRRGCDELQGFLYSQPRPFPDRLPGLAEA
- a CDS encoding high-potential iron-sulfur protein, encoding MSCNRRQFIKTAGSGALALAVVAVARPVPAGAQDALPLLGEDEPTARALGYVDDVAKVPASEPLLKPDAICANCLHYKGAETDPVAPCALFPGKAVPARAWCKAWVIKPA
- a CDS encoding DUF4412 domain-containing protein, whose protein sequence is MTLRPLAAMLALALPAATALADARISFQATEGGGAAIQGLLIGHGKVRSDTDGNVSVIMNPADGSMTMLDHGKREFTRLGRTEMEQMSGALNDAMAQLESAMANMPPEVRAQMQGMVGGALPGAGGEAMVRVVDTGQRDRVAGHSCTIYRTQVQGRTVNESCMGDASVLSGLSAADRATLDGVMAMTRDMVESMASGPLAQFADMTPFKQGQIPLRVTDLDGGRRATSEFAGIDNARLPADLFQVPSGYREQKIEMPRMGRR
- a CDS encoding VWA domain-containing protein; protein product: MKTQILALAAFAAGTALALPASARADANVVLVLDASGSMWGQIDGRTKIEIARDAVAGLVADWPAGDRLGLVAYGHRRKGDCADIETLIEPAPLDAGAFLGRVNALNPTGMTPLSAAVVHAADLLRSSEQKATVILVSDGEETCNLDPCEVGRELGQRGVDFTAHVIGFDVADPAHQAQLRCLAENTGGRYFNATDARELAGALGSLAAATTQPALPPASASLSAPAQATVASWIEVAWQGPGDEGDYIALYQGDREASYAWLETGMQTVRLRTATTTGPFELRYVSPRRSNPVLARQPITLVEAVAAIEAPTQAMAGSMVDFRARGPGNAGHWIGFAQAGAGADVHLAYAWIEADEAAYRLRAPAVPGDYELRVVLAGDATQIAARQPVRVTAAQARIAGPAEGSAGGQVEVEAEGPDGVGHWLSVAPAGSEPGTYREFAYYEPGTRSYRLALPEQAGEYELRFVLAGETGDQVIASQPIRVR
- a CDS encoding aspartyl protease family protein, encoding MSRPNRPVPPWMGLLLLGLLALPAAARDPATVPVWPDRARAAPGMSPPPDLRVLASEGRLLAGGLEGRWQGWVDLVDGRSRSGYVLGPIEGGEGFDGEVRWSRSGEQVTAVDSAEARARARSDAWLARRGWLTADGARYGSATTVAEDGQAWTRVEAVPEEGQPVVLWFDADGRPGRIDQGEGRDARRTQWLDWREVAGLQVPFHVVSTGDDPRSRAELIVERAAPAPADTDLDMPGQRPGDFRFEGAEGCSELAFELLNNHIYVEAAIDDRPVRLLFDTGGVNLLTPQAARRLGLGVQGQLAGRGVGEQTVDVGLARAGKLALGGFVLDAPMFYVMDLGDLPAVEGLEFDGLVGYEVFHRVGVRIDYGARRLLLVDSARQAPLPDAVAVPFALEERIPVVQGSIDGRPATLSIDTGSRSALSVHAPFVREHGLIEAYGARFETVTGWGVGGPSQGWPVRVGEVRLGTVAVPDLAADLITRETGALANAAISANVGSGLLRRFVVEFDYPNRRMYLSPGSEHGLRERHDRAGAWLMRDGDALRIAALAPDGPMQRAGLAVDDRLLAIAGEPVAARSLDGWRRLLRETGPGTVLAVRFFRDGGERDAEVTLADLVPQRSAPDMDAD